The proteins below are encoded in one region of Hordeum vulgare subsp. vulgare chromosome 3H, MorexV3_pseudomolecules_assembly, whole genome shotgun sequence:
- the LOC123440423 gene encoding probable WRKY transcription factor 63 — MRGSSMLSSIGSNKRMLQQDCSGGSHAQEHTKKKARVGMRTDYTYAPYHDGFQWRKYGQKVIRGNAFPRCYYRCTYHQDHGCSASKHVEQHNSADPPLFRVVYTNDHTCSGAAAAASDYMASSMHIQQIADASLRKADTEPERPPRPQQPRSGGGCAAAIKEEKDVIVSSLLAVIRGSCDVAKSDAAHQGYSSASSLASANCYAMSPSVAGGSREGSSSSSVSPAVLPAPDDMGLGLDFMVESHWFEPLDLGWFVE; from the exons ATGAGGGGGAGCAGCATGCTCAGCTCCATTGGGAGCAACAAAAGGATGCTGCAGCAGGACTGCAGTGGCGGCAGCCATGCCCAGGAGCACACCAAGAA GAAGGCACGTGTCGGCATGAGAACAGACTACACATATGCACCGTATCATGATGGCTTCCAGTGGAGGAAATATGGGCAGAAGGTGATCCGGGGCAATGCCTTCCCAAG GTGCTACTACAGGTGCACGTACCACCAAGATCATGGCTGTTCGGCGAGCAAGCACGTGGAGCAGCACAACTCAGCGGACCCGCCGCTGTTCCGCGTGGTGTACACGAACGATCACACATGCAGCGGCGCTGCTGCTGCGGCATCGGACTACATGGCCTCATCCATGCACATCCAGCAGATCGCCGACGCTTCTCTGAGAAAGGCCGACACGGAACCGGAAAGGCCGCCGCGCCCGCAGCAGCCTCGCTCCGGCGGTGGTTGCGCCGCAGCGATAAAAGAGGAGAAAGATGTCATCGTCTCCTCCCTGCTCGCCGTCATCAGAGGCAGCTGCGACGTTGCGAAATCTGACGCTGCGCACCAGGGCTATAGCAGTGCGTCGTCGTTGGCTAGTGCTAACTGCTATGCGATGTCACCGTCGGTGGCCGGAGGTAGCCGTGAGGGTAGCAGCAGCTCTTCGGTTTCGCCCGCGGTGCTGCCGGCGCCAGACGACATGGGATTGGGACTGGACTTCATGGTGGAGTCCCACTGGTTCGAGCCTTTGGATTTGGGTTGGTTCGTAGAATAG